In the Pontibacillus sp. HMF3514 genome, GTATAGCTCAGGAAGAGATTTTCGGGCCTGTAGTGTCACTTATTCCAGTGAAGTCTTTTGAGGAAGCAATTGAGGTGAATAATGGGGTGGAATATGGTCTATCGAGTTCCATTTTTACAAGGGATGTGAACAAAGTTTTTGCTGCGCAACGTGATTTAGATACAGGAATTGTCTATGTTAATGCTGGGACAATCGGTGCTGAAATCCATCTTCCTTTTGGCGGAACAAAAGGAACAGGGAACGGCCATCGTGATTCTGGTGTAGCGGCACTTGATGTGTTTACGGAATGGAAGGCGGTCTATGTAGACTACAGCGGAAAGTTACAACGCGCTCAAATTGACGTTGAGTAAGGGGAGTCTATCAGGGTAAGGGGGAATTCGCATGAAAGTAGCGGTACTAGGTTCAGGACTGATGGGAAAAGAGGCTGCACGTGATTTAGTGCAAAGCTCAGGAGTGAAAGAGGTAGGCTTAGCTGATATTGAACTTTCGAGGGCAGAGAATGTTTGTCAGCAGCTTGGATCTTCTAAAATTCAAGCTTATAAAGTGGATGCAGGCGATGCCAATGATCTTGCTCAATTTTTGAGTAGGTTCGACGTTGTCATTAATGCCTTGTTCTATTCGTTTAATGAGATTGTAGCGGAAACAGCCATAAAGGTTGGGATCAGCTCCGTCGATTTAGGCGGTCATATTGGTCATGTGACTGATAATGTTTTGAACATGCATGATCAAGCGAAAGCAGCTGGGGTGACCGTGATACCAGATTTAGGTGTAGCCCCTGGAATGATCAACATCCTATCTGGTTATGGTGTCAGCAAGCTTGATCAGCCTCATTCTATTAAGCTTTATGTTGGAGGAATTCCTGTAAAACCAGATCCACCACTTGAGTACAATCACGTCTTTTCTATGGAAGGCTTACTTGATCACTATACAGACCCATCTACCATTATTCGAAATGGCAAAGAACAACAAGTACCATCTTTATCCGAGATAGAGCGCTTGTATTTTGAAAAGTTCGGTCCTCTAGAGTCGTTTCACACTTCAGGCGGAACTTCGACATTACCTAAATCCTATCCTTACTTAGATACGTTAGAGTATAAAACGATTCGTTACCCAGGCCATGCGGATAAAATGCGACTATTAGTAGATTTGAACCTTACCCGAAATGATTACGAAATTGAGCTCGATGGTAGAAAAGTAAAACCTCGCGAAGTGTTGTTAAAGACGATTGACCCGATTGTGGAGTTAAAAGATAAAGATGATGCAGTACTCTTACGTGTAATGGTTGCTGGGAAGAAGAACGGAGCACAAACATCATATACGTACGAGATGGTTACTTATAAAGATCGTGTCAACAGTGTAACAGCAATGGCAAGGGCAACAGCCAACACTATTTCAGTCGTTGCACAAATGATCGGAAGCGGTGCGATTACAAAAAGAGGTGTTCATCCTCCAGAAAATATTGTTCCTGGTGCACTTTATATTGAAGAGATGGGGAAACGTGGAGTGAAGATCTTGGAGTCAAGTTCGACGGAATAAATTGTAGTTAAGGAAACTGTCAAAAGCGGCAGTTTCCTTTTTAATTTTTATCATTTCGATTTAAAGCTATGAAGATTACATTCTAGTAGAGATGAAAAGAGACAAAGATTATAAAGATCATCCTATTCACCTAAGTAACATTAAAGGACATACGACTAAAGTCTCGCTTGTGAAGAGTAGAAAAAAGTCGGTTACTCCATAATGAGTGATCGATTTTTTATTTTAACGAATTACAGTGTTAATATAAAACGGTAAAAAAATAGGAATGAAACGGTTGCAAATATAAAGATGAGAGAGCTTTATTTTTTATGAGATGGTATGAGGATCATATAACTCTTCATGTAACCGCTTTCCTTCGATTTTTCGTATATTTCCGCATGACTTCCTTGAAAGCCCTTGCTTAAAAACAACGGTTTGTTATGATTAACAACGTTGCAAAATAATCCGAACGTTACAAACGAACAGGAGCGTGCATACATCGTGAATCAAACAATTGCTTTTCTAGGAGCCGGATCGATGGCTGAGGCGATGATCTCAGGTATTGTTCAATCTGGTAAACTATCACCAAAGAAAATTATCGTCAGTAACAAAAGCAATCACAACCGTTTACAAGAATTAAAAGTGAAATATGGAATTAAAGCTATCAGTCGTGATCAATTAGATTATGAATCCATTGACCTATTCATTTTGGCTATGAAACCAAAGGATATTGATTATGTACTTGATCATCTTCAAAGTAAAGTGAAACCCGAACAGTTATTGGTTTCTGTCCTAGCAGGAATCTCCACATCCTACATTGAGGAATATCTACCGCAACAACAGGTGATTCGAGTCATGCCGAATACATCAAGTATGATTAGTGAATCGTCTACCGCTATATCTCCAGGAACTTATACACCAGAACAACGAGTAGACACTGTGAAATCCTTGATGGAATGCATCGGGGAAGCTTATGTAATTGATGAATCAAACATGGATATTTTTACAGGAATCGCAGGAAGCGGTCCAGCGTATTTTTATAATCTTATGGAACATATTGAGGAAGCAGGTGTTGAAGGCGGGTTAGACCGTGAAACAGCTCGTAGCATTGCAGCTCAAACCATTCTTGGTGCTGGAAAAATGATGCTCGAACAAGATGACACCCCAACAGAACTCAGAAAGAAAGTAACATCTCCGAATGGAACAACTGCAGCAGGTCTTGATGCCTTAAATGCTCATGGTGGAGGCGAAGCTCTATCCGAAGCTGTAAAAGGCGCTGCAAAGAGATCCAAAGAGATTAGTGAGCAAATGAAGCCACTTGTCCATTCATAAAACAAGATAATCAACTATACAAATGAAACGTACAACGATATAAACGTGAAACTAGGAGTGAGCGAGTGGTACCTGATACCGATAAGAAACGCATTGTTATTAAAATTGGAAGTAGTTCTTTAACGAGCTTACAAGGTGAAATTAGTCGTCGAAAGCTTGAAAAACTAGTAGATGAAGTGGTTCGATTAAAAGATGAAGGGCATGAAGTGTTGCTTGTATCATCTGGAGCTGTTGCTGCAGGATATCGTCGACTTGGCTGTTTATCTCGACCAAGTTCATTACCAGAAAAGCAGGCAGCGGCATCTATTGGTCAGGGACTTCTAATTGAATCTTATTCAGACCTCTTTTTATCCCATGGCTATGTAGCCTCTCAAATCCTCATCACCCGCAGTGATTTTTCTGATGAGAATCGATATAATAACGCTCGAAATACGATCAATGTTCTTCTAGAGCGTGGAATCATCCCAATCGTGAACGAGAATGATACCATCACGATGGACTTTTTAAAGTTCGGTGATAACGACACACTTTCTGCCAAAGTCGCAGGGTTAGTGGATGCTGATCAGCTCATTATTTTATCCGACATTGAAGGACTGTATAATGACAATCCATCAGAAAACCCTGATGCAAAGCTGATTACACAGGTGCAAGAAATTACACCTGAAATTGAAGCTGTAGCAGGAGATCCAGGAAGCGCTGTAGGTACAGGGGGCATGCGATCCAAAATTGATGCCTTTAAAATCGCCATGGCGTCTGGAATTTCATCTTTCTTAGGAAAAGCAAGCAACCCTGACATCGTCTATAAAGCAGCTCATAACGAAGCGGTGGGGACGTACTTTTCTTCAAATGTCGAGTCGAATAACCTGGATCAGAAACAACAATGGATTGCGTTTAACTCAGGTCCTGAGGGTGATGTGATTGTTGATGCCTCTACTGTGGAGACAGTGATTGAAGCTAAAGAAAGCCTTCAACCGGAAAACGTCCATAGCGTTAAAGGCGATTTTGATGAAGGCGCTGTGGTCCGCATCCTTGATCTTGAAGGGGAAGAGGTCGGCCTTGGCGTAGTCAATTATTCTTCAGAAACGTTTAAGCAAATTAAAGAATCGGAAAGTAAAGATCTTGAACAATACCAACAAGCTGCTGTTGAAAGTGATGACCTTGTATGTCATCTTGAAATCTCTATTCCAATTGGAGTTTAAATTTTAAAGGAGGATTGGATGCTAACAACAAACGTAAACGTTGAAAAGCAAGCCATAGAAGCGAAGAAAGCATCGAAAAAACTATCTGTATTATCAACAGAAGAGAAAAATGAAGCTCTTATTACGCTAGCCAAAACATTAGAAACGAACTACGAAACCATCTTGAAAGCAAATGAAGAGGATTTAGCAAAAGGTCGCGAAAAAGGCTATGAAGATGCCTTTATGGATCGTCTGGCTCTTTCTAAGGAACGTGTTTTTGAATTTGCTCAAGGGTTACGCGATGTAGCTGAACTTGAGGATCCAACTGGTCAGGTTCATTCGCAATGGGAGCTAGACAATGGGTTAGATGTCAAGCAGGTAGCCGTACCATTAGGTGTGATCGGCATGATTTATGAAGCACGCCCAAATGTAACAGTCGATGCGACAGGCCTAGCTTTAAAATCCGGTAATGCAATCATCTTAAAAGGTGGCTCTTCAGCCATCACATCCAACAAAGCCATTGTGGATGTGATGAAGCAAGGGTTAGAAGAAACGAAAATTCCAACTGATGCAATTCAGTTTATTGATAGTACAGACCGAAAAGCCACACAAGAATTGTTCACAATGAAAGAGCATGTAGATGTTCTTATCCCTCGTGGAGGCGGCTCTCTCATTAAAGCTGTAGTCGATAATGCGACTGTTCCTGTATTAGAAACAGGGGTAGGGAATTGTCATATTTACATCGATGAACATGCTGATGTAGAAAAGGCTCTCAATATTTTGGTCAATGCTAAAACCGATCGTCCGGCTGTGTGTAACGCAGCTGAAACCGTGATTATTCATAAAGCATGGTTAGATGCCCATAAAGATGAGTTGTATGAAACATTGCAAAAGCATGAGATCTCCACACATGGTGATGATTTTGCTCAGGAAGCAATCCCAGGTACGGAACCAGCTGGTGAGCAAGATTGGGGCAGTGAATATCTGAGTAAAGATATCGCCGTAAAAACCGTTTCAGATGTACTGGAGGCAATTGAACATATTGAAACGTACGGCACGAAACACTCTGAAGCGATTGTAACGGAGAGCGAGAAAAATGCAGATACATTTATGAAACTAGTAGATGCTGCAGCTCTTTATCATAATGCATCCACTCGATTTACGGATGGAGGAGCACTAGGCTTCGGTGCAGAAATCGGTATTTCCACACAAAAACTTCATGCAAGAGGACCTATGGGACTCCCAGCCTTAACGACTGTAAAATATATGATGAGTGGAAATGGACAAATTCGATAGAACAAGAGGAAGGCATGCTCAGATCTGAAATCTGGGCATGTTTTTTTTATGGGATTAATTGGTTAGTTAGTTACGTTCTCATAGGGTGGGCATATGATGGTGGTGTGTATATTTAATAAGGAGATGAGTACATGTACTTTGGACCCGGAACGTATCAATATTACGTTCAACAGCCAAATGGTATGCCACGAAATCATCAAGGAGTAGATGAGCAAATCTGTGAAGCAATTCGCTCTAGCATTAGTAGAGAAGCATCATCCATGGATCTTTATCATCGATTAGCGGATATGGCACCAGATCAAAACCATCAACACCACATTCTTCAGTCATTCGAAAACAAAAGAGCTCACTTAAACCAATTTACTGATTTATATGTAAACCTAACAGGAACACAGCCAACGTATCAAATCGAGCAAGTACCTTTCCACAGTTACCAAGAAGGGCTACAAAGAGCTTATGAAGCAGAAGTAGCGGGGTATGAAGAGTATCAAAATAGCCTTTTACTTACTCAACACCCATTTGTTCAACAAGTTTTTCACTGGGCTCTGAATGGGGAGAGTGATAACGCAACAAGACTCGGAAACCTGAATCGAGAAGCAAGAAAAGATTATGGTGGAGAACCGTATGTTGTTAATATTGAAAAAGCAACGGTTAAAAATAAAAATTTTCGAAAGGCGATCTGGACGGGTGAACATTATCAAGTGACTTTGATGAGCATTCAACCCGGAGAAGACGTTGGATTAGAAATTCATCCGGATGTGGATCAATTCCTCCGTATCGAGCAAGGGCAAGGCCTCGTTCAAATGGGAGATCGAAAAAACAACCTCACCTACGAAAAGAAAGTAAAGGACAACTATGCGATCATGGTTCCTGCTGGTAAATGGCATAACCTAACCAATACAGGAGATAAGCCATTGAAGCTGTATTCTATCTATGCTCCACCTGAGCATCCTAAGGGTACAGTTCACAGAACAAAAGCAGAGGCTATGGCTGGGGAAGAGTAGCATTGAAGATAAAGAGAGCATTTCCTTAATAAGAGAATGCTCTTTTTTGTTTTCTTTGCAGGGATAGAGAAAGAGAGGGTAGAAAAGTTTAAAGAGAAAATTCGAAGGAGAGAAAGCCATGATGTTTCCGGTACTAATCGGAATGGAAGGCTCTTGGGAAGAGTAACAATGATATAAAAAAAGCGATCTTAAGTAAGTGGGAACCTAATAAGATGGCTTTATCTGCTTGGGGTTATAGAGTTCCGCGCAGAAGCGTCAGGGCTCCACACGAAAACGGGGGAGCTCCGCACGAAAGTGGGATAGCTCCGCACGAAAGTGGAAGGGCTCCGCACGAAAGCGAGAGAGAGCCGCACTAAAGCTGAAGAGCTCCACACATAAGTGCTAAAGCTCCACCCAAAAACTCTAAGCCCTACCGAATCTATTTAAAAATCCCAAATGGCTTACCTACTGGAAGCGTCACTTTACCGAAGTGTGTATTTAACACGCTTGCTGCTGAGCCATAGAAACTAAAGATGGCAATGAGAAATTCGGATATTGCAGCAACTTTATGCATAGCTTCTGGTGCGAAACCTAAAGTGGATAAAGAGAGTCCTATAAATAGAAAATCTATGAGAACGAAAATAATGAACAATACTTTATGTGTCTCCATCGCACCGATTGTCATAAATAAGCTGAAAATTAAGTATCCAACAAATGCTATGCCGAGCTGTTTAGGATCGACTGCAGCTGCAGCTTCTTTACCAAAAACACCAAATTGGATTAACCATGAAGTTCCGACACCAAACCAAAATAGGCCAAAAGCTCCAAAAGCAGTAGTTCCGAATGTGTTATTGTGTTTTGCATCTTGAATGCTTGCAAAAAGCTGAGCTAGTCCACCTAGGAAAAGTGCCCAAGGAATGACAAAAGAAACACCGTCTGTCCAACCGAGTTTTGCGGAAGAAGCGACAAGCGTTACCATTGCTAGACCAAACAGACCTAATGAGGAAGGGTCAGCTGTTGAAATTTGAATGCGTTGTGTATTTTGTTGTTGATTCATGATGATACCTCCTATAAAACATACCTTCCTAATTTACATAAGAAAAGGATTCCGTGCAATACATTTTTAGATGTAAGCATTATTTTCATAAATTCTTTAAAATAAAGAGAAGAAGGAGTAAAAAAATGCCTGTTATCGAACTTGAAATGTATATTCATGCTTCTATCGAAACGTGCTTTGATCTTGCTAGACATGTAGATACGCATACTGAAACAACCAAGAATACACAGGAGAAAGCTATAGATGGTGTGACAAGTGGTCTGATGGAAGAGGGGGACTGGGTGACGTGGGAAGCTATTCATTTTGGGATTAAACAACAACTTACAGCCAAAATCACAGAAATGAACAAGCCTTATCAATTTACTGATGTCATGGTGAAAGGTGCTTTTCACTCATTTACGCATATCCATGAATTTGTAAGAAGTGGTTCAGGAACAATTATGAAAGACCGCTTTGCATATAAATCCCCATTTGGTTTTTTGGGGATGGTAGCAGATAAATTATTCTTAGAAAATTATATGAAAAAACTGCTTAAAGTAAGAGCTTATGAATTAAAAAGAATCGCAGAAGACCAAGAAGAGTGGTGGTAAATGAAATACGCTCGTATTGGGCAGTGAAATAGATTGGGTTAAGTGGAAAGGAGATTCCCAGATGGTTCTTTATATCATAGCTATATCCATTATCATTGGCAGTTGGTATCTGTTTAGTAAAAGAATTAAAAAGAAAAAATCAACCCTCATCTTTAGTCTCATCATGGTTGGTGTACCCGTGTTTTTTCATATATTTGGAATGGTCTATTCATCTATCGTTCATAATCAAAGTATAGGATTTACCTCCGCTTACTTAATGTCTGTACTTTATATCAATAGTTTAATTATGCTCATTGTTCATTACTCTTTAGGTATGAAACGAAGGAAGGGCAAGAGGGGAAGCTAATATGCAAGTGATGAGGTAGAAGTATGTGAAGAACACCCTTGGAATAGTGAGGAAGTTTGGGTGAAAAGTGAAGAACACCCTTGGAATAGTGAGGAAGTTTGGGTGAAAAGTGAAGAACGGCCCTGGAATAGTGATGAAGATTGGTGAAGAAGTGAAGGACGGCTCCATATTAGTGAGGAAGCTAGGGCAATAAGTGAAGAACCCCTCCAGATTAGTGAGGAAGTTATGTAAATAAGTGAAGAACTGCCTTCGATTAGTGAAGAAATAAAACAATATATACCAAATAAAAAAACAACCAAGCCCAGACAAAAAATAGATTGAGCTTGGTTGTTCATTTAAAAACTCATTCAAACGGCCACTCGGGCAACATCCGATTCAACTGCTTATCCTTCCGATACCCCAACACATACTCAGCCTGCATCACCGTATGAATTTCTCGCGTACCTTCGTATATTACGGGTGCTTTGGAGTTGCGTAGATAACGTTCAACTGGATATTCGTTTGAGTATCCATACGCACCATGGATTTGCACAGCATCATCTGCAGCCTGGTTAGCATAATCACAAGCTTGCCACTTGGCTAGGGAAGTCTCGCGTGTATTTCGTTTTCCATCATTTTTTAATTCACCTGCTCGGTACACAAGAAGACGGCTCATTTGAAGTCCAGCTTCCATTTTCGCAATCATTTGTTGAACAAGCTGATGTTTGCCAATCTCTTTTCCGAATGTTTTGCGTTCGTGGCAGTAGTCCACGCTAGCTTCTAAGCATGCCATTATCTGTCCGC is a window encoding:
- a CDS encoding SRPBCC family protein, which translates into the protein MPVIELEMYIHASIETCFDLARHVDTHTETTKNTQEKAIDGVTSGLMEEGDWVTWEAIHFGIKQQLTAKITEMNKPYQFTDVMVKGAFHSFTHIHEFVRSGSGTIMKDRFAYKSPFGFLGMVADKLFLENYMKKLLKVRAYELKRIAEDQEEWW
- a CDS encoding glutamate-5-semialdehyde dehydrogenase yields the protein MLTTNVNVEKQAIEAKKASKKLSVLSTEEKNEALITLAKTLETNYETILKANEEDLAKGREKGYEDAFMDRLALSKERVFEFAQGLRDVAELEDPTGQVHSQWELDNGLDVKQVAVPLGVIGMIYEARPNVTVDATGLALKSGNAIILKGGSSAITSNKAIVDVMKQGLEETKIPTDAIQFIDSTDRKATQELFTMKEHVDVLIPRGGGSLIKAVVDNATVPVLETGVGNCHIYIDEHADVEKALNILVNAKTDRPAVCNAAETVIIHKAWLDAHKDELYETLQKHEISTHGDDFAQEAIPGTEPAGEQDWGSEYLSKDIAVKTVSDVLEAIEHIETYGTKHSEAIVTESEKNADTFMKLVDAAALYHNASTRFTDGGALGFGAEIGISTQKLHARGPMGLPALTTVKYMMSGNGQIR
- a CDS encoding acetate uptake transporter family protein — protein: MNQQQNTQRIQISTADPSSLGLFGLAMVTLVASSAKLGWTDGVSFVIPWALFLGGLAQLFASIQDAKHNNTFGTTAFGAFGLFWFGVGTSWLIQFGVFGKEAAAAVDPKQLGIAFVGYLIFSLFMTIGAMETHKVLFIIFVLIDFLFIGLSLSTLGFAPEAMHKVAAISEFLIAIFSFYGSAASVLNTHFGKVTLPVGKPFGIFK
- a CDS encoding cupin domain-containing protein, with protein sequence MYFGPGTYQYYVQQPNGMPRNHQGVDEQICEAIRSSISREASSMDLYHRLADMAPDQNHQHHILQSFENKRAHLNQFTDLYVNLTGTQPTYQIEQVPFHSYQEGLQRAYEAEVAGYEEYQNSLLLTQHPFVQQVFHWALNGESDNATRLGNLNREARKDYGGEPYVVNIEKATVKNKNFRKAIWTGEHYQVTLMSIQPGEDVGLEIHPDVDQFLRIEQGQGLVQMGDRKNNLTYEKKVKDNYAIMVPAGKWHNLTNTGDKPLKLYSIYAPPEHPKGTVHRTKAEAMAGEE
- the proC gene encoding pyrroline-5-carboxylate reductase codes for the protein MQNNPNVTNEQERAYIVNQTIAFLGAGSMAEAMISGIVQSGKLSPKKIIVSNKSNHNRLQELKVKYGIKAISRDQLDYESIDLFILAMKPKDIDYVLDHLQSKVKPEQLLVSVLAGISTSYIEEYLPQQQVIRVMPNTSSMISESSTAISPGTYTPEQRVDTVKSLMECIGEAYVIDESNMDIFTGIAGSGPAYFYNLMEHIEEAGVEGGLDRETARSIAAQTILGAGKMMLEQDDTPTELRKKVTSPNGTTAAGLDALNAHGGGEALSEAVKGAAKRSKEISEQMKPLVHS
- a CDS encoding saccharopine dehydrogenase C-terminal domain-containing protein, producing the protein MKVAVLGSGLMGKEAARDLVQSSGVKEVGLADIELSRAENVCQQLGSSKIQAYKVDAGDANDLAQFLSRFDVVINALFYSFNEIVAETAIKVGISSVDLGGHIGHVTDNVLNMHDQAKAAGVTVIPDLGVAPGMINILSGYGVSKLDQPHSIKLYVGGIPVKPDPPLEYNHVFSMEGLLDHYTDPSTIIRNGKEQQVPSLSEIERLYFEKFGPLESFHTSGGTSTLPKSYPYLDTLEYKTIRYPGHADKMRLLVDLNLTRNDYEIELDGRKVKPREVLLKTIDPIVELKDKDDAVLLRVMVAGKKNGAQTSYTYEMVTYKDRVNSVTAMARATANTISVVAQMIGSGAITKRGVHPPENIVPGALYIEEMGKRGVKILESSSTE
- the proB gene encoding glutamate 5-kinase yields the protein MVPDTDKKRIVIKIGSSSLTSLQGEISRRKLEKLVDEVVRLKDEGHEVLLVSSGAVAAGYRRLGCLSRPSSLPEKQAAASIGQGLLIESYSDLFLSHGYVASQILITRSDFSDENRYNNARNTINVLLERGIIPIVNENDTITMDFLKFGDNDTLSAKVAGLVDADQLIILSDIEGLYNDNPSENPDAKLITQVQEITPEIEAVAGDPGSAVGTGGMRSKIDAFKIAMASGISSFLGKASNPDIVYKAAHNEAVGTYFSSNVESNNLDQKQQWIAFNSGPEGDVIVDASTVETVIEAKESLQPENVHSVKGDFDEGAVVRILDLEGEEVGLGVVNYSSETFKQIKESESKDLEQYQQAAVESDDLVCHLEISIPIGV